The following are encoded in a window of Rhinolophus sinicus isolate RSC01 linkage group LG12, ASM3656204v1, whole genome shotgun sequence genomic DNA:
- the ACBD3 gene encoding Golgi resident protein GCP60, whose translation MAAVLNAERLEVSVDGLTLSPDSEERPGAEGAPLLPPPLPPPSPPGAGRSPGATGEHPEPGEATAGGAAEEARRLEQHWGFGLEELYGLALRFFKEKGGKAFHPTYEEKLKLVALHKQVLMGPYNPDTCPEVGFFDVLGNDRRREWAALGNMSKEDAMVEFVKLLNRCCHLFSTYVASHKIEKEEQEKKRKEEEERRRREEEERERLQKEEEKRRKEEEERLRREEEERRRLEEERLRLEQQKQQIMAALNSQTAVQFQQYAAQQYPGNYEQQQILIRQLQEQHYQQYMQQLYQVQLAQQQAALQKQQEVAVAGASLPASSKVNATVPNDTMSVNGQAKTHTDNSEKEHEPEAAEEALENGPKESLPVIAAPSMWTRPQIKDFKEKIRQDADSVITVGRGEVVTVRVPTHEEGSYLFWEFATDNYDIGFGVYFEWTDSPNTAVSVHVSESSDDDEEEEENISCEEKAKKNANKPLLDEIVPVYRRDCHEEVYAGSHQYPGRGVYLLKFDNSYSLWRSKSVYYRVYYTR comes from the exons ATGGCGGCGGTGCTGAACGCGGAGCGACTCGAGGTCTCCGTCGACGGCCTCACGCTAAGCCCGGACTCGGAGGAGCGGCCCGGTGCAGAGGGCGCCCCGCTGTTGCCGCCGCCTCTGCCACCGCCTTCTCCTCCCGGGGCCGGCCGGAGCCCGGGCGCCACCGGCGAGCACCCGGAGCCCGGGGAGGCGACGGCTGGGGGCGCGGCGGAGGAGGCGCGGCGGCTGGAGCAGCACTGGGGCTTCGGCCTGGAGGAGCTGTACGGCCTGGCGCTGCGCTTCTTCAAAG AAAAAGGTGGCAAAGCGTTTCATCCAACTTACGAAGAAAAACTGAAGCTTGTGGCACTGCATAAGCAGGTTCTTATGGGTCCATATAATCCAGACACTTGTCCTGAGGTTGGATTCTTTGATGTGTTGGGGAATGACAGGAG GAGAGAATGGGCAGCCCTGGGAAACATGTCTAAAGAGGATGCGATGGTGGAGTTTGTCAAGCTCCTAAATAGGTGTTGCCACCTTTTTTCAACATATGTTGCATCCCACAAAATagagaaggaagagcaagaaaaaaaaag gaaggaggaggaggagcgaAGGCGGcgtgaagaggaagaaagagaacgTCTgcaaaaggaggaggagaaacgtaggaaagaagaagaagaaaggcttagacgggaggaagaagagaggaggcGACTAGAAGAAGAGAGGCTTCGGTTGGAGCAGCAGAA gcAGCAGATAATGGCAGCGTTAAACTCGCAGACTGCCGTGCAGTTCCAGCAGTACGCAGCCCAGCAGTATCCAGGGAACTACGAACAGCAGCAGATTCTCATCCGCCAGTTGCAGGAGCAACACTATCAGCAGTATATGCAGCAGTTGTACCAAGTCCAGCTTGCACAGCAACAG GCAGCATTACAGAAACAACAGGAAGTAGCAGTAGCTGGGGCTTCTCTGCCTGCATCATCAAAAGTTAACGCAACTGTACCGAATGATACGATGTCAGTGAATGGACAGGCCAAAACCCACACTGACAACTCTGAAAAAGAACATGAACCAGAAGCTGCAGAAGAAGCACTAGAGAATGGACCAAAAG AATCTCTTCCAGTAATAGCAGCTCCATCCATGTGGACACGACCCCAGATCAAAGACTTTAAAGAGAAGATTCGGCAGGATGCGGATTCCGTGATCACAGTGGGCCGAGGGGAAGTGGTGACTGTCCGAGTACCCACCCATGAAGAAGGATCGTATCTCTTTTGGGAATTTGCTACAGACAATTATGACATTGGGTTTGGGGTATATTTTGAATGGACAGACTCTCCAAACACTGCTGTCAGCGTGCATGTCAGTGAGTCCAGCGATGACGACGAGGAGGAGGAAG AAAACATCAGCTGTGAAGAGAAAGCCAAAAAGAATGCCAACAAGCCCCTGCTGGATGAGATTGTGCCTGTGTACCGACGGGACTGTCACGAAGAAGTGTATGCCGGCAGCCACCAATACCCAGGGAGAGGAGTCTACCTCCTCAAGTTCGACAACTCCTACTCGTTGTGGAGGTCGAAATCAGTCTACTACAGAGTCTATTATACTAGATAA